A section of the Castanea sativa cultivar Marrone di Chiusa Pesio chromosome 12, ASM4071231v1 genome encodes:
- the LOC142619846 gene encoding 8-amino-7-oxononanoate synthase-like, with the protein MTDSQANYPHSSPLSLSVLMETMNLWDNLVEEALVKLENLKLLRSLRPIHLPNDQQSKPIENEALSSSISDHEEAGKDVFQVYDEMQQWDRSAVEVQIAEETFQRWVSDIPSTGDEAVCRDKITGNEAESCPQQFKKLLLFSGNDYLGLSSHPTIGKAAAKAALELGMGPRGSALICGYTNYHRLLESCLADLKMKEDCLLCPTGFAANMALMVALGNIGALLTAGRTPLEEERIAIFSDSLNHASIIDGIRLAERQKSVELFIYRHCDMSHLNALLLKCKTKRKVVVTDGLFSMDGDFAPMIELVKLRRKHQFLLVVDDAHGTFVCGKNGGGVAEEFNCEGDVDICIGTLSKAAGCHGGFIACSKRWKKLIQSRGRSFIFSTAMPVPIAAAAHAAVIVAKKETWRRREIWKRVQDFQALTGIPITSPIISLIVGSEEKALQSSRHLLRSGFHVTAIRPPTVPPNSCRLRVTLTAVHTMDDLKKLTTALSQCIDFQDISIQNSSGYARL; encoded by the exons ATGACAGATAGCCAAGCCAACTACCCTCATTccagtcctctctctctctctgtgctaATGGAAACAATGAACTTGTGGGACAACTTGGTCGAAGAGGCACTTGTAAAGCTCGAAAATCTGAAACTCCTGCGGTCTCTGAGACCAATTCACCTCCCCAATGACCAACAATCAAAACCCATTGAAAATGAAGCTCTAAGCTCCTCAATATCCGACCATGAAGAAGCAGGAAAAGATGTCTTCCAGGTGTACGATGAAATGCAACAGTGGGACCGGTCCGCTGTGGAGGTCCAGATTGCAGAAGAAACGTTTCAAAGATGGGTCTCTGACATTCCCAGTACTG GGGATGAGGCTGTCTGCAGAGATAAAATAACTGGTAATGAAGCAGAGTCCTGCCCTCAGCAgttcaaaaaactacttttgtTCTCTGGAAATGATTATTTGGGCTTGAGTTCACATCCTACAATTGGAAAGGCTGCTGCAAAG GCTGCCCTAGAACTTGGAATGGGCCCAAGGGGTTCTGCTCTAATATGTGGCTATACCAATTACCATAGGCTATTGGAGTCGTGCTTGGCAGATCTAAAGATGAAAGAG GATTGCCTTCTTTGTCCTACAGGGTTTGCAGCGAATATGGCCTTGATGGTAGCATTGGGAAACATTGGTGCTCTTTTGACTGCAGGCAGGACACCTTTGGAGGAAGAAAGGATTGCCATATTTTCTGATTCACTGAATCATGCATCAATAATTGATGGTATTCGTCTTGCTGAGCGACAAAAAAGTGTGGAATTGTTCATCTATAGACATTGTGACATGTCTCACCTTAATGCACTGTT ATTGAAATGCAAAACAAAGAGGAAAGTCGTTGTGACTGATGG TCTATTTAGTATGGATGGAGACTTTGCACCAATGATCGAACTTGTGAAGCTTCGCAGGAAGCACCAGTTTTTGTTAGTTGTTGATGAT GCTCATGGAACTTTTGTTTGTGGTAAAAATGGGGGTGGAGTGGCTGAAGAGTTCAATTGTGAAGGAGATGTTGACATATGCATAGGCACTTTAAGTAAGGCTGCAGGTTGCCATGGTGGATTTATAGCATGCAG CAAAAGGTGGAAGAAACTCATACAATCAAGGGGTCGCTCCTTTATATTTTCCACAGCCATGCCAGTCCCCATTGCTGCAGCTGCCCATG CTGCTGTTATTGTGGCAAAAAAGGAGACATGGCGTAGGAGGGAAATTTGGAAACGGGTGCAAGACTTTCAGGCTCTTACTGGAATCCCCATCACAAGTCCCATAATATCTCTTATTGTGGGGAGTGAAGAAAAGGCCCTACAGTCCAGccg GCATTTGTTGAGATCTGGTTTCCATGTAACTGCAATAAGACCCCCAACAGTGCCTCCCAACTCATGCAG GCTTAGGGTGACTCTCACTGCAGTGCACACAATGGATGATCTGAAGAAGCTCACCACTGCATTGTCACAGTGCATTGATTTCCAAGATATTAGCATCCAAAACTCAAGTGGATATGCAAGGCTTTAG
- the LOC142620289 gene encoding protein DYAD, giving the protein MSLKFIQLHFSGNADAIEHIKVGSFYEIDHSKLTPQTPEQLNSIRVVMVSEKAEFNVAVRYPSTCSLRTHFSNGNCEKPEGKKLPALNETYIMDSELAGEVLYRRLTTQEIAEKRNSWSFWVVPCMEAEKDSDSGPASRTRLRDAASKKGMCSSAVNLTGMVQWGKRKRVRFLARHEEQKVETLSMNVKDKEVEEEGKGKGKEEEEGGGDGDEDEDEVEEVDGEALELESSKAKKNIKRKCHGSRRAQMPKRAKREKKQSQIQVHNQSKKKKIKNSIERWSVDRYKLAEVNILKIMKDQKAVFGNPILRPALRTEARKLVGDTGLLDHLLKHMAGKVAPGGEERFRRRHNSEGAMEYWLESADLLNIRRDAGIQDPYWIPPPGWKPGDDPSQDAISTRELGELKEEMAKMKKNIQELVTKKQEENLPIATTPNSSVTCLNRDHEEGSLIPLKEMYTDWMNRKAKVDKEVKELMKISQYLSGMEEKMGMLKSAAAEETIMPESEVPPLLLIGSPTTPSHTIRETKDQLEPKNKSGEEQEEDKGGDKAAVTTATEDKAAKIKKLKSGFRICKPQGSFLWPKSSMITSPQSMVHLEDHLVVSTPPSASSTTLKSHLLPPYKPHLGPHPTSPVKPLAERRPVSNAILQSVITKPSTSPPLPPETPQTQSITTSKNSLINLNEPPQTQQSDTDTAYCGTITYQRKHFNLTSIAPMPHFKMVEKDEETESKDVKRNPDEQKQQTSRGSSSSTSNSSWLTTGEGWWLGLASPKPSLDKSNQG; this is encoded by the exons ATGTCCCTCAAGTTTATCCAGTTGCACTTTTCTGGTAATGCAGATGCTATAGAGCACATAAAGGTGGGATCTTTCTATGAAATTGATCACTCCAAGCTCACACCACAAACCCCAGAACAGCTCAACTCAATCAGGGTCGTCATG GTGAGTGAGAAAGCTGAGTTTAACGTAGCAGTGAGGTATCCAAGCACTTGCTCTCTTCGTACACATTTTAGTAATGGGAATTGTGAGAAACCAGAGGGGAAGAAGCTTCCTGCACTGAATGAGACATACATAATGGATTCAGAACTTGCTGGAGAAGTGCTTTATAGAAGGCTAACAACTCAGGAAATTGCAGAGAAGAGAAACTCATGGAGCTTCTGGGTTGTGCCTTGTATGGAGGCTGAGAAAGACTCAGACTCGGGCCCAGCCTCGAGGACTAGGCTCAGGGATGCAGCTTCTAAAAAGGGTATGTGCAGCTCTGCGGTCAATCTCACTGGGATGGTCCAGTGGGGTAAGCGTAAGAGGGTCAGGTTTCTAGCCAGGCATGAAGAGCAAAAGGTTGAAACTTTATCAATGAATGTGAAAGataaagaagtagaagaagaagggaaagggaaagggaaagaggaagaggaaggtggtggtgatggtgatgaggatgaggatgaggtagaAGAAGTTGACGGTGAAGCTCTGGAGCTAGAGTCATCTAAGGCAAAGAAGAATATTAAGAGAAAGTGCCATGGTTCTAGAAGAGCTCAAATGCCCAAAAGAGCTAAGCGAGAGAAGAAGCAATCTCAAATTCAGGTTCACAATCAgagtaagaagaaaaagataaaaaattccATAGAAAGATGGTCTGTGGACAG GTACAAGTTGGCTGAGGTGAACATCTTGAAAATTATGAAGGACCAAAAAGCTGTCTTTGGGAATCCAATACTAAGGCCAGCACTGAGAACAGAGGCAAGGAAGCTCGTTGGTGATACAGGTTTATTAGACCATTTGCTGAAGCATATGGCTGGAAAGGTGGCCCCCGGTGGGGAGGAGCGGTTCCGGCGGCGGCACAATTCTGAAGGGGCCATGGAGTATTGGCTGGAGAGTGCTGATCTGCTAAATATTAGGAGAGATGCTGGGATTCAAGACCCTTATTGGATTCCACCACCTGGGTGGAAGCCAGGAGATGACCCTTCTCAGGATGCTATTTCTACCAGAGAGCTTGGGGAGCTTAAGGAGGAGATGgccaaaatgaaaaa GAATATTCAGGAGCTGGTGACCAAAAAGCAAGAGGAGAATCTACCCATTGCCACCACCCCAAATTCTTCTGTGACATGTCTGAACCGGGACCATGAAGAAGGTTCACTGATTCCATTGAAG GAAATGTATACAGATTGGATGAATAGGAAAGCTAAGGTTGATAAAGAAGTCAAAGAACTGatgaaaatttcacaatatttgaGTGGAATGGAG GAGAAAATGGGTATGCTGAAATCAGCTGCAGCGGAGGAAACAATCATGCCAGAATCAGAAGTACCACCACTATTATTGATAGGCTCTCCAACAACACCATCACACACTATAAGAGAGACAAAGGATCAGTTGGAACCGAAGAACAAATCAGGTGAAGAACAAGAGGAGGACAAGGGAGGAGACAAGGCAGCAGTAACAACAGCAACAGAGGACAAGGCAGCAAAGATAAAAAAGCTGAAGAGTGGGTTCAGGATATGCAAGCCACAGGGGTCCTTTCTGTGGCCAAAGTCAAGCATGATCACATCCCCTCAGTCTATGGTCCACCTTGAAGATCACCTAGTGGTCTCAACTCCACCTTCAGCCTCTTCCACAACCTTAAAATCCCATCTCCTCCCTCCATATAAGCCTCATCTGGGCCCACACCCAACTTCACCTGTCAAGCCATTGGCTGAGAGGCGCCCTGTCAGCAATGCCATTCTTCAGAGTGTGATCACTAAACCCTCTACTTCTCCTCCTCTCCCACCTGAGACCCCCCAGACCCAAAGTATCACTACAAGCAAAAACTCCCTCATTAACCTCAATGAGCCCCCTCAGACTCAACAGAGTGACACTGACACTGCATATTGTGGGACTATCACCTATCAAAGAAAGCACTTTAACCTGACCTCCATTGCTCCAATGCCACAT TTCAAAATGgttgagaaagatgaagaaacaGAAAGCAAGGATGTGAAAAGAAACCCTGATGAGCAGAAGCAGCAAACTTCTCGAGGTAGTTCCTCTTCCACCTCCAACTCCTCGTGGTTGACAACAGGAGAGGGATGGTGGTTGGGTTTGGCTTCTCCCAAACCTTCTTTGGACAAGTCTAACCAGggttga